A stretch of Amycolatopsis balhimycina FH 1894 DNA encodes these proteins:
- a CDS encoding DMT family transporter, whose translation MTGSGVPTRGWIPYAGLLVVFWGVWGAISSLPTKLYAYPDPMVYVVWALTMLVPAWFSLRGKKFDRGRVAAGYGLLIGLTGAGGQLLLFKALTIGPAYVIFPIVALSPAVTVLLAFAVLRERLGGWSWAGVLLALVAVVLFSVSTGDGGDSGWLYLVLAAGVCVAWGVQAFFMRKAALAGVDDASTFGWMTVSGLLLIPVAVLMMGGLPLAFPWQAPALTAGTQLLNSVGALFLVMAMSRGKASIVAPVTNALAPVLTIVLSLLFFGAAPTGFQIAGIVLALAGSTLMVYRAEKTTEPVLGSAAL comes from the coding sequence ATGACCGGATCAGGTGTGCCCACCCGCGGCTGGATCCCGTACGCGGGACTGCTGGTGGTGTTCTGGGGGGTGTGGGGGGCCATTTCCAGCCTGCCCACCAAGCTCTACGCCTACCCCGACCCGATGGTGTACGTGGTCTGGGCGCTGACCATGCTCGTGCCCGCGTGGTTCTCGCTGCGGGGCAAGAAGTTCGACCGCGGCCGGGTCGCCGCCGGGTACGGGCTGCTGATCGGGCTCACCGGGGCGGGGGGACAGCTGCTGCTGTTCAAGGCCCTCACCATCGGACCGGCCTACGTGATCTTCCCGATCGTCGCGCTTTCGCCCGCGGTCACGGTGTTGCTGGCGTTCGCCGTGCTGCGGGAACGGCTCGGCGGGTGGTCGTGGGCCGGCGTGCTGCTCGCGCTCGTCGCCGTCGTGCTGTTCTCCGTCTCCACCGGTGACGGCGGCGACAGCGGGTGGCTCTACCTGGTGCTGGCCGCGGGAGTCTGCGTGGCGTGGGGTGTCCAGGCGTTCTTCATGCGCAAGGCCGCGCTCGCCGGGGTGGACGACGCTTCGACGTTCGGCTGGATGACCGTCAGCGGGTTGCTGCTGATCCCGGTCGCGGTGCTGATGATGGGCGGGCTCCCGCTGGCGTTTCCGTGGCAGGCGCCCGCGCTCACCGCGGGGACCCAGCTGCTCAACTCGGTCGGCGCGCTGTTCCTCGTGATGGCGATGAGCCGGGGCAAGGCGTCGATCGTGGCGCCGGTGACCAACGCGCTCGCTCCTGTGCTGACCATCGTCCTGTCGCTGCTGTTCTTCGGCGCCGCACCCACCGGGTTCCAGATCGCGGGCATCGTGCTGGCCCTGGCCGGTTCGACCCTGATGGTGTACCGCGCGGAAAAGACCACCGAGCCGGTCCTCGGCAGCGCCGCGCTATGA
- a CDS encoding N-acetylglucosamine kinase, giving the protein MFLGVDGGGTKTAFCLVDLDGRVVAEARTASVYYLSEGLQIVEPLLRQGIGEVCHAAGIPVSDITYAFFGLPAYGEISADVPVLDAVPARILGSGNYRCGNDMICGWAGSLGAIDGINVVAGTGSIAYGEHEGKQWRGGGWSELFGDEGSGYWVAIQGLNAFSRMVDGRLPAGPLVAEMRQSLGLAADFDAIDVVVNQWHGDRGKVATLSKVVARAAEAGDAVATGVLREAGRELALLVDVGRGALGFDAAQRVPVSYSGGMFGSAHVLSSFRDALSLEYDLREPLLEPHIGAALYAARLHGHPLRAGQVHSTASLPH; this is encoded by the coding sequence GTGTTCCTCGGTGTCGATGGTGGGGGGACGAAGACGGCGTTCTGCCTGGTCGATCTCGACGGCCGGGTCGTCGCGGAGGCCAGGACCGCGAGCGTGTACTACCTGAGCGAAGGTCTGCAGATCGTGGAACCCCTGTTGCGCCAGGGGATCGGCGAAGTGTGCCACGCCGCGGGTATTCCGGTCTCGGACATCACGTACGCCTTCTTCGGCTTGCCTGCCTACGGGGAGATCAGTGCCGACGTGCCGGTGCTCGACGCGGTACCGGCCAGGATCCTCGGTTCGGGAAACTATCGCTGCGGCAACGACATGATCTGCGGCTGGGCCGGGTCGCTGGGGGCGATCGACGGCATCAACGTCGTCGCCGGCACCGGCTCGATCGCCTACGGCGAGCACGAAGGCAAGCAGTGGCGCGGTGGCGGCTGGAGCGAGCTGTTCGGTGACGAAGGCTCCGGCTACTGGGTGGCGATCCAGGGCCTGAACGCGTTCAGCCGCATGGTCGACGGGCGGCTGCCCGCCGGGCCGCTCGTGGCGGAAATGCGCCAGTCCCTCGGCCTCGCCGCCGACTTCGACGCGATCGACGTCGTCGTGAACCAGTGGCACGGCGACCGGGGCAAGGTCGCGACGCTGAGCAAGGTCGTGGCCCGGGCCGCGGAGGCCGGCGACGCGGTCGCGACCGGAGTGCTCCGGGAAGCCGGGCGGGAGCTCGCGCTGCTCGTGGATGTCGGCCGGGGAGCGCTCGGATTCGACGCCGCACAACGGGTTCCGGTGTCGTACTCCGGTGGCATGTTCGGGTCGGCGCACGTGCTGTCGTCGTTCCGCGACGCGCTTTCCCTCGAGTACGACCTGCGTGAGCCACTGCTGGAACCGCACATCGGTGCCGCGCTCTACGCGGCACGCCTGCACGGACACCCGTTGCGTGCCGGGCAAGTCCACTCCACCGCGTCCCTGCCTCACTGA
- a CDS encoding SIS domain-containing protein, producing the protein MQSSGRWPGDSWTAREIEQQPATWIRVAEAVRRARPEIGKLIGLSGWRIVLTGAGTSAFVGEVVARDLARHLGRPVEAIATTEIVADPGAVVVDDRPILLVSFARSGNSPESVAAADLLQRLAPELRHLVITCDPGGRLARRWSGAGNAVVVNLPDEVNDRGFAMTSSFTGMALAALLAFGVDVDVDALARAGSAVLDGAAEHAPAISGAKPARLVFLGSGPLRGLAREAALKCLELTRGEVVGLADSALGFRHGPKSVLDERTIAVVFLSIDPHARRYDVDIARELVQSLGEERVVVVGGDDAGEVGGARIWPVPSPPGVPVAGYALLVVIAAQTTALACSLALGVTPDNPFPEGEVNRVVQGVVIHEFAPPEVS; encoded by the coding sequence ATGCAGAGCAGCGGGCGGTGGCCCGGCGACAGCTGGACCGCGCGGGAGATCGAGCAGCAGCCCGCCACCTGGATCCGGGTGGCGGAGGCCGTGCGGCGGGCCCGGCCGGAAATCGGGAAGCTGATCGGGCTCTCCGGGTGGCGGATCGTGCTCACCGGTGCGGGTACCTCGGCGTTCGTCGGCGAGGTCGTGGCCCGCGATCTCGCGCGCCACCTCGGCCGGCCGGTCGAGGCGATCGCGACCACGGAGATCGTCGCCGACCCGGGTGCCGTGGTCGTGGACGACCGGCCGATCCTGCTGGTGTCCTTCGCGCGCAGTGGCAACAGCCCCGAGTCCGTCGCGGCGGCGGACCTGCTGCAGCGGCTGGCGCCGGAGCTGCGGCACCTGGTGATCACGTGCGACCCGGGCGGCCGGCTGGCACGGCGGTGGTCCGGCGCCGGGAACGCGGTCGTCGTGAACCTTCCGGACGAGGTCAACGACCGCGGATTCGCGATGACCTCCTCGTTCACCGGGATGGCGCTGGCGGCACTGCTCGCCTTCGGCGTGGACGTCGACGTCGACGCGCTGGCGCGCGCCGGGTCGGCGGTGCTCGACGGTGCCGCGGAACACGCGCCGGCGATTTCCGGCGCCAAGCCGGCCCGGCTGGTGTTCCTGGGCTCCGGGCCGCTTCGCGGGCTGGCCCGGGAGGCCGCGCTCAAGTGCCTCGAGCTGACCCGGGGTGAGGTGGTCGGCCTCGCCGATTCCGCGCTGGGCTTCCGGCACGGACCGAAGTCGGTGCTCGACGAGCGCACCATCGCCGTGGTCTTCCTCTCCATCGATCCGCACGCGCGGCGCTATGACGTGGACATCGCGCGCGAGCTGGTGCAGTCACTCGGCGAGGAGCGGGTGGTCGTGGTGGGCGGGGACGACGCGGGAGAGGTCGGTGGCGCACGGATCTGGCCCGTGCCCTCGCCACCCGGCGTACCCGTTGCCGGTTACGCGTTGCTCGTCGTGATCGCCGCGCAGACCACGGCGCTCGCCTGCTCGCTCGCCCTCGGCGTCACCCCGGACAACCCGTTCCCCGAAGGGGAGGTGAACCGCGTCGTGCAGGGCGTGGTCATCCACGAATTCGCGCCTCCGGAGGTGAGCTGA
- a CDS encoding DeoR/GlpR family DNA-binding transcription regulator has product MSTRKRRTTRAERLSELLRVLADTGSLHVGELSARFGVSSATLRRDLAKLAEQRLLTRTHGGARPRGHTNEVPPPYRESRSRDAKRAIVHAAIRTLPAGKHVIALTGGSTTSELARELPGRADLTVVTNALNIAMDLALHPRLKLVVVGGVARPQSYELVGPWAEHVLASISVGTAFVGVDGIDATAGITTHDENEARTNRAMLGRAQRVVVLADGSKLGRTTLARMGDIQDVHEVITDASAAPGAVAAIRRAGVRVTVVEVGATAER; this is encoded by the coding sequence ATGTCCACGCGGAAACGGCGCACCACCCGGGCCGAGCGGCTCTCGGAGCTGTTGCGGGTGCTCGCGGACACCGGTTCGCTGCACGTGGGTGAGCTCAGCGCGCGGTTCGGCGTCTCCTCCGCCACGCTGCGGCGCGATCTGGCCAAATTGGCGGAACAGCGGCTGCTGACCCGCACCCACGGCGGCGCGCGGCCCCGGGGGCACACGAACGAGGTGCCGCCGCCCTACCGGGAAAGCCGTTCCCGGGACGCCAAACGCGCCATCGTGCACGCGGCGATCCGCACGTTGCCCGCCGGCAAGCACGTCATCGCCCTGACCGGCGGCTCGACCACGAGCGAACTCGCCAGGGAGCTGCCGGGCCGGGCGGATCTGACGGTGGTCACGAACGCGTTGAACATCGCGATGGACCTGGCCCTGCACCCGCGGCTGAAGCTGGTCGTCGTCGGTGGCGTCGCCCGGCCGCAGTCCTACGAGCTGGTCGGCCCCTGGGCCGAGCACGTGCTGGCCTCGATCAGCGTCGGAACGGCTTTCGTCGGTGTGGACGGCATCGACGCGACGGCGGGCATCACCACCCACGACGAGAACGAGGCCAGGACCAACCGCGCCATGCTCGGCCGCGCCCAGCGGGTGGTCGTGCTGGCCGACGGCAGCAAGCTCGGGCGGACCACCCTCGCCCGCATGGGTGACATCCAGGACGTGCACGAGGTCATCACCGACGCCTCCGCCGCACCCGGCGCGGTCGCGGCGATCCGCCGGGCCGGTGTCCGGGTCACCGTCGTCGAGGTCGGTGCCACCGCGGAGCGGTGA
- a CDS encoding endo alpha-1,4 polygalactosaminidase produces the protein MKRSLPVPGKRFASFTAAGALAAGLLAAAAAPASAAVTLPPQAAGFDYQIGGAYTPPSGVQIVSRDFSAAPASGKYNICYLNAFQAQKGADGEWQSDLLLRDANGNKVVDPDWKETLLDLRTADKRSRVAAKVGSWIDTCASKGYQAIEPDNYDSYSRSKNLLTTTHAQEYIKLLSAYAHGKNLAIAQKNTPELAGNRVANGLDFAVTEECGEYEECADYAGPFNNRVVDVEYTASGMSKGCPEWKSKISIVRRDLYVVPQGTSGYVRKTC, from the coding sequence ATGAAGCGTTCTCTCCCCGTCCCCGGCAAGCGATTCGCTTCTTTCACGGCGGCGGGCGCACTGGCCGCCGGCCTGCTCGCCGCGGCCGCCGCCCCGGCCTCGGCCGCGGTCACCCTGCCCCCGCAGGCCGCCGGGTTCGACTACCAGATCGGCGGCGCCTACACCCCGCCGTCCGGGGTGCAGATCGTCAGCCGCGACTTCTCGGCGGCCCCCGCGAGCGGCAAGTACAACATCTGCTACCTCAACGCTTTCCAGGCGCAGAAGGGCGCGGACGGCGAATGGCAGAGCGACCTGCTGCTCCGCGATGCGAACGGCAACAAGGTAGTCGACCCTGACTGGAAGGAAACCCTGCTCGACCTGCGCACCGCCGACAAGCGCAGCCGGGTGGCGGCCAAGGTCGGCAGCTGGATCGACACGTGCGCTTCGAAGGGGTACCAGGCGATCGAGCCGGACAACTACGACAGCTACAGCCGGTCCAAGAACCTGCTCACCACAACGCACGCGCAGGAGTACATCAAGCTCCTGTCCGCCTACGCCCACGGCAAGAACCTCGCCATCGCCCAGAAGAACACCCCGGAATTGGCCGGCAACCGGGTCGCCAACGGCCTCGACTTCGCCGTCACCGAAGAATGCGGTGAATACGAGGAGTGCGCCGACTACGCCGGCCCGTTCAACAACCGGGTGGTCGACGTCGAGTACACCGCTTCGGGCATGAGCAAGGGCTGCCCGGAGTGGAAGAGCAAGATCAGCATCGTCCGGCGTGACCTGTACGTGGTGCCCCAGGGGACGAGCGGGTACGTCCGCAAGACCTGCTGA
- a CDS encoding ABC transporter substrate-binding protein, whose protein sequence is MDRRGFLRGAGGLALGAALAGCGPARATGGPVTVEIWHGQTDTGKKVLDALVADFHRTHPGIRIDLGGGVLADAMLQKITAALASGSFPDIAYVFGSDLASVARSPSVVDVTGLVDAGPGFWAPAREAVTVNGRVRAVPALLDSLAVVCNKELFANAGLPLPAAGWTWADFVGTARKLTDAGSGTFGTAWPATGDEDTVWRLWPMIWDLGGDVIGAGGRGIGFADQGVRVLEVVRDLAAAHAVYLDPKTGSEQMYQAFEAGHIGMVATGPWQLPDITDAGIDYAVVPLPSFSGRPVTISGPDTWTLFDNGEERVAAAQTFLSWLADPAQDVRWDDGAGSLPLSRRTQQLPAWQEKTAETPGLPVFVDALENARVRPVHPAYPQVSQALGTAIVAVLLGRATPADALRDCAAAANAALIIPR, encoded by the coding sequence ATGGACCGCCGCGGATTCCTGCGCGGCGCCGGCGGTCTGGCCCTCGGTGCCGCCCTCGCCGGCTGCGGCCCGGCGCGGGCCACCGGGGGCCCGGTCACCGTCGAGATCTGGCACGGCCAGACCGACACCGGCAAGAAGGTGCTCGACGCGCTCGTCGCGGACTTCCACCGGACCCACCCCGGGATCCGGATCGACCTGGGCGGCGGCGTCCTCGCCGACGCGATGCTCCAGAAGATCACCGCGGCGCTCGCGTCCGGGTCGTTCCCGGACATCGCCTACGTCTTCGGTTCGGACCTCGCCAGCGTGGCGCGCAGCCCCAGCGTCGTCGACGTCACCGGCCTCGTCGACGCGGGCCCCGGCTTCTGGGCACCGGCCCGGGAAGCGGTCACCGTCAACGGCCGCGTCCGCGCGGTCCCGGCGCTGCTCGACTCACTGGCCGTGGTGTGCAACAAGGAGCTGTTCGCCAACGCCGGGCTCCCGTTGCCCGCCGCGGGCTGGACGTGGGCCGACTTCGTCGGCACAGCACGGAAACTCACCGACGCGGGCAGCGGCACCTTCGGCACCGCCTGGCCCGCCACCGGCGACGAGGACACCGTGTGGCGGCTGTGGCCGATGATCTGGGACCTCGGCGGCGACGTCATCGGCGCCGGCGGACGCGGCATCGGGTTCGCCGACCAGGGCGTCCGTGTCCTCGAAGTCGTCCGCGACCTCGCCGCGGCGCACGCCGTGTACCTCGACCCGAAGACCGGCAGCGAGCAGATGTACCAGGCGTTCGAAGCCGGTCACATCGGCATGGTCGCGACCGGCCCGTGGCAGCTGCCGGACATCACCGACGCCGGGATCGACTACGCGGTCGTGCCGCTGCCGAGCTTCAGCGGCCGTCCGGTCACCATCTCCGGCCCGGACACCTGGACGCTGTTCGACAACGGCGAAGAGCGCGTAGCGGCCGCCCAGACGTTCCTGTCCTGGCTGGCGGACCCGGCCCAGGACGTCCGCTGGGACGACGGCGCGGGCAGCCTCCCGCTGAGCCGCCGGACGCAGCAACTGCCCGCGTGGCAGGAGAAAACCGCCGAGACCCCCGGCCTGCCGGTCTTCGTCGACGCGCTGGAGAACGCTCGCGTCCGGCCCGTGCACCCGGCCTACCCCCAGGTGTCGCAGGCCCTCGGCACCGCGATCGTCGCTGTGCTACTCGGCCGGGCGACGCCGGCCGACGCGCTGCGCGACTGCGCCGCGGCCGCGAACGCCGCCTTGATCATTCCGCGATAG
- a CDS encoding carbohydrate ABC transporter permease: protein MPGLPRPITVTPVQHRRRRETATAWAYVSPAVLIILGLGVVPVAWSLVLSFQADDLVTPSHWVGLDNYAALAQDPHFAQAVGNTVLYTVLYVPLSILFGFLLAQALNRRIRLVGVYRTLVFVPFVLSATAQGVLFSFILDPQFGAANSLLHHLGVSPQGFLTDPAQALLVLVGITLWSGTGFCVVVYLAALQDVPPSLVEAARLDGAGTWRVLRHVTLPAVTPVTAFLVLWQLITSLQVFDLVYVTTKGGPLGSTTVIVYFVWEQAFKNFTAGYGAASAYVLALALLVVVVAVRVLRRPGKALR, encoded by the coding sequence ATGCCCGGACTGCCGAGGCCCATCACCGTCACACCCGTACAACACCGGCGGCGCCGTGAGACCGCGACCGCGTGGGCGTACGTCTCCCCCGCCGTGCTCATCATCCTCGGCCTCGGCGTGGTACCCGTGGCTTGGTCGCTCGTGCTGTCCTTCCAGGCCGACGACCTGGTGACGCCGAGCCATTGGGTGGGCCTGGACAACTACGCCGCGCTCGCCCAGGACCCGCACTTCGCCCAGGCCGTGGGGAACACCGTGCTGTACACGGTGCTCTACGTCCCGCTCAGCATCCTGTTCGGGTTCCTGCTGGCGCAGGCGCTGAACCGGCGCATCCGCCTGGTCGGCGTCTACCGGACGCTCGTGTTCGTCCCGTTCGTGCTGTCGGCGACGGCCCAGGGCGTGCTGTTCTCCTTCATCCTCGACCCGCAGTTCGGCGCGGCCAATTCGCTGCTGCACCACCTCGGCGTGTCGCCGCAAGGCTTCCTGACCGACCCGGCGCAGGCGCTGCTGGTGCTGGTCGGCATCACGCTGTGGAGCGGGACCGGCTTCTGTGTCGTGGTGTACCTCGCCGCGCTGCAGGACGTCCCGCCGTCGCTGGTCGAGGCCGCGCGGCTGGACGGTGCCGGAACGTGGCGGGTGCTCCGGCACGTGACGCTGCCCGCGGTCACCCCGGTGACGGCGTTCCTCGTGCTGTGGCAGCTGATCACGTCGCTGCAGGTGTTCGACCTGGTCTACGTGACGACCAAGGGCGGCCCGCTCGGCTCGACGACGGTCATCGTCTACTTCGTCTGGGAGCAGGCGTTCAAGAACTTCACCGCCGGCTACGGCGCGGCGTCGGCCTACGTGCTCGCGCTGGCCCTGCTGGTCGTCGTGGTCGCGGTTCGCGTGCTGCGCCGTCCCGGGAAGGCGCTCCGATGA
- a CDS encoding carbohydrate ABC transporter permease encodes MTIQPTRPARLDVSATHTALPVLRRPRLPFSPWHLLLVPLALLFAAPLVWLLLSSVMSNAEINRFPPALWPSHVDFSGYRYVLDNALFVRWFTNSLIVSAVTVVSNLLFGTLGGYAFARMRFTGSRTLLALMVATMAIPFQLTMIPTFLVMKKLGLIDTLGALIVPSLVTPFAVFLLRQFFLSLPRELEEAAWIDGCSRLRVLFTIVLPLSRPALSTVAVLTFLSTWNDLTWPLIAVNHDTTYTLQLGLTTFQGQHHTNWAAVMAGNVITVLPVLLAFLGAQKTFIQSVTSSGLKS; translated from the coding sequence ATGACGATACAGCCGACACGGCCCGCCCGGCTCGACGTGTCCGCGACCCACACCGCGCTGCCCGTGCTGCGCCGGCCCCGGCTGCCCTTCAGTCCCTGGCACCTGCTGCTCGTGCCGCTGGCGCTGCTGTTCGCGGCGCCGCTGGTGTGGCTGCTGCTCAGCTCCGTGATGAGCAACGCCGAGATCAACCGGTTCCCGCCCGCGCTGTGGCCGTCCCATGTGGACTTCTCGGGGTACCGCTATGTCCTCGACAACGCGCTGTTCGTGCGCTGGTTCACGAACTCGCTGATCGTCTCGGCGGTGACCGTCGTGTCGAACCTGCTGTTCGGCACGCTGGGCGGGTACGCGTTCGCGCGGATGCGGTTCACCGGCTCGCGGACACTGCTCGCGCTGATGGTCGCGACGATGGCGATCCCCTTCCAGCTCACCATGATCCCGACGTTCCTGGTGATGAAGAAGCTCGGCCTGATCGACACCCTCGGCGCGCTCATCGTGCCGTCGCTGGTGACGCCGTTCGCGGTGTTCCTGCTGCGCCAGTTCTTCCTGTCGCTGCCCCGGGAGCTCGAAGAGGCGGCGTGGATCGACGGCTGCTCGCGGTTGCGCGTGCTGTTCACCATTGTGCTTCCGCTGTCGCGGCCCGCGCTGAGCACGGTGGCCGTGCTGACGTTCCTCAGCACGTGGAACGACCTGACCTGGCCGCTGATCGCCGTCAACCACGACACGACCTACACGCTGCAGCTGGGGCTCACGACGTTCCAGGGCCAGCACCACACGAACTGGGCCGCGGTGATGGCGGGCAACGTCATCACCGTGCTGCCCGTGCTGCTGGCCTTCCTCGGCGCGCAGAAGACGTTCATCCAGTCGGTCACTTCCAGCGGGCTCAAGAGCTGA
- a CDS encoding alpha-glucosidase/alpha-galactosidase translates to MPTKITFVGAGSVVFTQGLLADLFAYPELDGVHVALHDIDPDRLATALAAAQRIAAVRGVKPVLTAHADRREALSGADFVVNIVQIGMGEATHTDFEVPARYGVRQTIGDTLGIGGIFRALRTFPFLKALGADIADVCPEAWLLNYTNPMAMNVQYLSEATALTRVVGLCHSVYWTVHGLAELIGVPFDEVTYVAAGVNHQAWVLRFEHAGADLYPRLRELAESDEQLRRRVRFDMLRRLGYYPTETSEHSAEYVPWYLKHDSEIERLRLPIGDYLGIVAENEAEYERTRRAIAADEPLPVEGTGESAPQIIHSLVTDTPRTVYGNVVNRGLIENLPSGGVVEVPCLVDGTGVRPTRIGALPPQLAALNRTYLSVDDLVVRAAVEDDPRHIRHAAMTDPATAATLPVERIFELCDDLVRAHGDRLQPALRAVLGH, encoded by the coding sequence ATGCCTACCAAGATCACCTTCGTCGGCGCGGGCAGCGTCGTGTTCACCCAGGGCCTCCTGGCAGACCTGTTCGCCTACCCGGAGCTGGACGGCGTGCACGTCGCCCTGCACGACATCGACCCGGACCGGTTGGCGACCGCATTGGCCGCGGCCCAGCGGATCGCCGCCGTGCGGGGCGTCAAACCGGTGCTCACCGCGCACGCGGACCGCCGGGAAGCGTTGTCCGGCGCGGACTTCGTCGTGAACATCGTCCAGATCGGCATGGGAGAGGCGACGCACACCGACTTCGAGGTCCCGGCGCGCTACGGCGTGCGCCAGACCATCGGCGACACCCTCGGCATCGGCGGGATCTTCCGCGCGCTGCGGACGTTCCCCTTCCTCAAGGCGCTCGGGGCGGACATCGCCGACGTCTGCCCGGAGGCCTGGCTGCTGAACTACACGAACCCGATGGCGATGAACGTCCAGTACCTGAGCGAAGCCACCGCGCTGACGCGGGTCGTCGGGCTGTGCCATTCGGTGTACTGGACCGTGCACGGGCTCGCCGAGCTCATCGGGGTGCCGTTCGACGAGGTCACCTACGTCGCGGCCGGCGTCAACCACCAGGCGTGGGTGCTGCGGTTCGAGCACGCGGGCGCCGACCTCTACCCGCGGCTGCGGGAGCTGGCCGAGTCCGACGAGCAGCTGCGGCGGCGCGTCCGGTTCGACATGCTGCGACGGCTCGGCTACTACCCGACGGAGACCAGCGAGCACTCGGCCGAGTACGTGCCCTGGTACCTCAAGCACGACAGCGAGATCGAGCGCCTGCGGTTGCCGATCGGGGACTACCTCGGCATCGTCGCGGAGAACGAAGCCGAGTACGAACGGACCCGGCGGGCGATCGCGGCCGACGAGCCGCTGCCGGTCGAAGGCACCGGCGAATCCGCGCCGCAGATCATCCACAGCCTGGTCACCGACACCCCCCGGACCGTCTACGGCAACGTCGTCAACCGGGGCCTGATCGAGAACCTGCCCTCCGGCGGCGTGGTCGAGGTGCCGTGCCTGGTCGACGGCACCGGCGTCCGGCCGACCCGGATCGGCGCGCTGCCGCCGCAGCTGGCGGCGCTCAACCGGACGTACCTGAGCGTCGACGACCTCGTCGTGCGCGCGGCCGTCGAAGACGACCCACGCCACATCCGCCACGCGGCGATGACCGACCCCGCCACGGCGGCCACGCTGCCGGTCGAGCGGATCTTCGAGCTGTGCGACGACCTCGTCCGCGCCCACGGCGACCGGCTCCAGCCCGCCCTGCGCGCCGTCCTCGGCCACTGA
- a CDS encoding prolyl oligopeptidase family serine peptidase, producing the protein MVTAFNRRTVLVTGAGLTAGAALPGIAHVAPAGRVGFTLNAETLDGGEQITSITLETSRIGPLDPAGLTTGTFSVHVKATSPIDTGGQDIGYDLDRPVTAALLDRHGNIVLELSHGEGQIGGGTLGYIGSKGRNVRLDLGYTVTQNTPVRLRDGRPISFAGFRQGRSANPEVDAFSYHASRSGMKYRLYSPSSGRGRRPLIVWLHGGGEGASLPDNYYDNETTLRGNRGALGFATPEAQSIFDGAYVVAPQSTSAWMDDGPRFAPLIHEIIQDVLRTQPVDPARIYVAGCSNGGYMTVKMTTVYPTTFAASVPICGVVTARRAGDPPLVPDAELTAISTPTWLVASRDDATVDPQANTVHASELIPRATLTLYDHVVWNGHQFLGHFSWIYVARNDPSAGGTHLWQWMAGRRR; encoded by the coding sequence ATGGTCACCGCGTTCAACCGTCGTACCGTCCTGGTCACCGGCGCCGGCCTCACCGCCGGCGCCGCGTTGCCAGGCATCGCCCACGTCGCCCCGGCCGGCCGCGTGGGGTTCACCCTCAACGCCGAGACACTCGACGGCGGCGAGCAGATCACGTCGATCACCCTCGAAACCTCCCGGATCGGGCCTCTCGACCCCGCCGGCCTGACCACCGGCACGTTCAGCGTGCACGTGAAGGCGACCAGCCCGATCGACACGGGCGGTCAGGACATCGGCTACGACCTCGACCGGCCGGTGACGGCCGCCCTGCTCGACCGCCACGGCAACATCGTCCTCGAGCTGAGCCACGGCGAAGGCCAGATCGGCGGCGGCACCCTCGGCTACATCGGCAGCAAGGGCCGCAACGTCCGGCTCGACCTCGGCTACACCGTCACGCAGAACACCCCCGTGCGGCTACGGGACGGCCGGCCGATCTCCTTCGCCGGGTTCAGGCAGGGCCGTTCGGCCAACCCCGAGGTCGACGCCTTCAGCTACCACGCCTCGCGTTCCGGGATGAAGTACCGGCTGTACTCCCCCTCGTCCGGACGCGGCCGGCGGCCCTTGATCGTCTGGCTGCACGGCGGCGGCGAAGGCGCTTCCCTGCCCGACAACTACTACGACAACGAAACCACGTTGCGCGGCAATCGCGGTGCGCTGGGCTTCGCCACCCCGGAAGCGCAATCGATCTTCGACGGCGCTTACGTGGTCGCACCGCAAAGCACGTCCGCCTGGATGGACGACGGCCCCCGCTTCGCCCCGCTCATCCACGAGATCATCCAGGACGTGCTCCGCACGCAGCCCGTCGACCCTGCCCGCATTTACGTCGCCGGGTGCAGCAACGGCGGCTACATGACGGTGAAGATGACCACGGTGTACCCCACCACGTTCGCCGCGTCGGTACCGATCTGCGGAGTCGTCACGGCCCGGAGGGCGGGCGACCCACCGCTGGTTCCCGACGCCGAGCTGACCGCGATCAGCACGCCCACCTGGCTGGTCGCCTCCCGCGACGACGCCACGGTGGACCCGCAGGCCAACACGGTCCACGCGAGCGAGCTCATCCCCCGTGCCACGCTGACGCTCTACGACCACGTCGTCTGGAACGGCCATCAGTTCCTCGGTCATTTCTCGTGGATCTACGTGGCCCGCAACGACCCGAGTGCCGGCGGTACCCACCTCTGGCAGTGGATGGCCGGCCGGCGTCGCTGA